A part of Desulfofundulus salinus genomic DNA contains:
- a CDS encoding cobyrinate a,c-diamide synthase yields MNIPRLLIAATHSGAGKTTLATALMAAFTQAGFAVQPFKVGPDYIDPGYHTAATGRISRNLDTFFLGAAGVREVFARAASGADLCIIEGVMGLYDGKGTTERGSSAEVAKTLDAPVLLVVDARSMSRSAAALVLGYRLFDPRVRLAGVLLNRVGSARHYATLKEAIEKQAGVPVLGWVGRREEISLPHRHLGLLPAVEKNALADHLELLVAVLEEGVELFRLLEVARQAPPLPETPREIFPATPLPPRVRLGVVKDAAFNFYYQDGLELLAALGAEIVFVSALADPALPPELDGIYIGGGFPEMFLKRLAANKGFLESLRRAFYQGMPVYAECGGLMYLCRAICDFEGREYPMAGLLPGICRMHSRRVALGYCEARVLADNILAPAGTRLVGHEFHYSSIEGMPRDFPRAYVLYREGDKEGLLDGYVHGNLLASYLHLHFAACPEVARRFIDRCEHYKRQRRVMGC; encoded by the coding sequence TTGAACATACCGCGCCTTTTAATTGCCGCTACCCACAGCGGTGCCGGTAAAACCACTTTGGCCACGGCCCTGATGGCCGCCTTTACGCAGGCGGGTTTTGCCGTCCAGCCTTTCAAGGTGGGCCCGGATTATATTGATCCCGGCTACCACACCGCGGCCACCGGACGGATTTCCCGCAATCTGGACACCTTTTTTTTAGGGGCGGCCGGGGTGCGGGAGGTGTTTGCCCGCGCTGCTTCCGGGGCGGACCTCTGTATAATCGAAGGGGTTATGGGTCTTTACGACGGCAAAGGGACTACGGAGCGGGGTAGCTCGGCGGAGGTGGCTAAGACCCTCGATGCCCCGGTTTTGCTGGTGGTGGATGCCCGGTCCATGTCCCGCAGTGCGGCCGCCCTGGTCCTGGGCTACCGCCTTTTTGATCCCCGGGTGCGTTTGGCCGGGGTGCTGCTCAACCGGGTGGGCAGCGCCCGGCACTACGCTACGCTTAAGGAGGCCATTGAAAAACAGGCCGGTGTTCCCGTGCTGGGTTGGGTTGGCCGCCGGGAGGAAATATCCCTTCCCCACCGGCACCTGGGTCTGTTGCCGGCGGTGGAAAAGAATGCCCTGGCCGACCATTTGGAGCTGCTGGTGGCAGTCCTGGAGGAAGGGGTGGAGCTCTTCCGCTTGCTGGAGGTAGCCCGGCAGGCGCCGCCACTGCCCGAAACTCCGCGGGAGATTTTCCCCGCCACACCCCTGCCCCCCCGGGTGCGCCTGGGGGTAGTAAAGGACGCCGCCTTTAACTTTTACTACCAGGATGGGCTGGAGCTCCTGGCCGCTTTGGGAGCGGAAATCGTTTTTGTCAGCGCCCTTGCCGATCCGGCTTTGCCACCGGAGCTTGATGGTATTTACATTGGTGGTGGCTTTCCGGAAATGTTTTTAAAAAGGCTGGCGGCCAACAAAGGGTTCCTTGAAAGTTTGCGCCGGGCCTTTTACCAGGGTATGCCCGTCTATGCCGAATGCGGCGGGTTGATGTATCTTTGCCGGGCCATTTGCGATTTTGAGGGCAGGGAGTATCCCATGGCCGGTTTGTTGCCTGGAATTTGTCGCATGCATTCCCGGCGGGTAGCCCTGGGATATTGTGAAGCCCGGGTACTGGCTGATAATATCCTGGCCCCGGCCGGAACAAGGCTGGTGGGCCACGAATTTCACTATTCCTCAATAGAGGGCATGCCCCGGGATTTCCCCCGGGCTTATGTGCTCTACCGGGAAGGGGATAAGGAGGGGTTGCTGGATGGCTACGTCCATGGCAACCTGCTGGCCTCTTACCTGCACCTGCACTTTGCCGCCTGCCCGGAAGTTGCCCGGCGATTTATTGACCGTTGCGAGCATTATAAAAGGCAAAGAAGGGTGATGGGATGCTGA
- the cobS gene encoding adenosylcobinamide-GDP ribazoletransferase: MLKTLAMALQFLTRFYVYRGEFDERAYGRAPVFFPLVGLFLGAAWMALYFGLSSIFPPAVTAALLVLGMVVFSGGLHLDGFMDTMDGIFSGRSREKMLEIMRDSRVGAFGVLGLACLLLLKFALLFSLPREVLPRLLLIVPAISRWGMVYAIARFPYARPQGLGLLQVRHTRGRELALASLFALGAAVLGGPVGLVLLFLSLVLVHQFGRYLTGRLGGLTGDTYGAINEILEVFLLLVAYPLLNYLPVTLW; encoded by the coding sequence ATGCTGAAAACCCTGGCCATGGCCCTGCAATTTTTAACCAGGTTTTACGTTTACCGGGGTGAATTCGATGAGCGGGCCTACGGGCGGGCCCCCGTGTTTTTCCCCCTTGTGGGCCTTTTCCTGGGCGCAGCCTGGATGGCTCTTTATTTCGGTCTTTCCTCCATCTTCCCGCCGGCAGTCACCGCCGCCCTTTTGGTGCTGGGCATGGTTGTATTTAGCGGGGGGTTGCACCTGGACGGGTTTATGGATACCATGGACGGTATTTTCAGCGGGCGGTCCAGGGAGAAAATGCTGGAAATTATGCGGGATAGCCGGGTGGGAGCCTTTGGCGTACTCGGACTGGCGTGTTTATTGTTGCTCAAGTTTGCACTGCTTTTTAGCCTGCCCCGGGAGGTTTTGCCCCGCTTGCTTTTAATTGTCCCTGCCATCAGCCGCTGGGGGATGGTTTACGCCATCGCCCGCTTTCCCTATGCCCGGCCGCAGGGCCTCGGGCTTTTGCAGGTCCGCCATACCCGGGGGCGGGAGCTGGCCCTGGCATCCCTTTTTGCCCTGGGAGCGGCCGTTCTCGGGGGACCGGTTGGCCTGGTTCTGCTGTTTCTTTCCCTTGTACTGGTTCACCAGTTTGGCCGATACTTAACCGGCCGGTTGGGCGGTCTCACCGGAGATACCTACGGGGCTATCAATGAAATACTGGAAGTGTTTTTACTGCTGGTGGCATATCCTTTACTCAATTACCTGCCAGTAACTCTTTGGTAA
- the cobD gene encoding threonine-phosphate decarboxylase CobD codes for MGLDDKIERDYQSVPPHGGNLVRAAMEYGLGPRDFLDFSANINPLGPCPSVLEAIKANLWQICHYPDPDCRELKSTLAGHLGVDTRCLLVGNGASELIYLLARVLSFRRVLIPAPTFSEYALAVKAAGGEVNYIFLDPSLGFPFPLEEVLRRLPGVDALFLCNPNNPTGGLIPRRELEALLEAAAAYKVMVIVDEAFMDFVVDPQSHTLLSLTGRNTSLILLYSLTKILAIPGLRLGVLAAQPNVVEALEGARDPWSVNALAQVAGVAGLQEKEYIEAARDMVARERDFLFRELSSLPGLRPFPGAANFLLVDITGTKYAAGELVRRLGCRGILVRNCANFPGLSEGYIRIAVRRREENLRLLEALREVL; via the coding sequence ATGGGCCTTGATGATAAAATAGAAAGGGATTACCAGTCCGTTCCTCCCCACGGCGGCAATCTGGTACGGGCGGCCATGGAATATGGGCTTGGGCCGCGGGATTTTCTGGATTTCAGTGCCAATATCAATCCCCTCGGTCCCTGCCCGTCAGTCCTGGAAGCCATTAAGGCCAACCTGTGGCAAATCTGCCATTACCCGGATCCCGATTGCCGGGAGTTAAAAAGTACCCTGGCGGGGCACCTTGGTGTGGATACCCGGTGCCTTCTGGTGGGGAACGGTGCTAGCGAGTTAATTTACCTGCTGGCCCGGGTTCTTTCCTTCCGCCGGGTGCTCATTCCAGCTCCGACCTTTAGCGAATATGCCCTGGCCGTAAAGGCGGCCGGGGGGGAAGTCAATTATATTTTTTTGGATCCGTCCCTGGGTTTTCCTTTCCCCCTGGAGGAAGTGTTAAGGCGACTGCCGGGGGTGGATGCTCTTTTTTTATGTAATCCCAATAACCCTACCGGGGGGCTTATTCCCCGCCGGGAACTGGAGGCTTTGCTGGAAGCGGCCGCCGCATATAAGGTTATGGTGATTGTTGATGAGGCTTTTATGGACTTTGTGGTAGATCCACAAAGTCATACTTTGCTTTCCTTGACCGGCCGGAACACAAGCTTAATCCTGCTTTATTCTTTAACCAAGATTCTGGCCATTCCCGGTTTGCGTCTGGGAGTGCTGGCGGCACAGCCCAACGTGGTTGAGGCCCTGGAGGGGGCGAGGGACCCCTGGAGCGTCAATGCTCTGGCCCAGGTGGCCGGAGTGGCCGGATTGCAAGAAAAAGAATATATTGAAGCTGCCCGGGATATGGTCGCCCGGGAGCGGGATTTTCTGTTCCGGGAGCTTTCCTCTCTGCCCGGCCTGCGTCCTTTCCCTGGGGCGGCCAATTTCTTGCTGGTGGATATAACTGGCACTAAATATGCGGCGGGGGAACTGGTCCGCCGGCTGGGATGCCGGGGCATCCTGGTGCGTAACTGTGCCAACTTTCCCGGCCTGTCGGAGGGATACATTCGAATTGCTGTAAGAAGGCGGGAGGAAAACCTGCGCCTTCTGGAAGCACTGCGCGAGGTGCTTTAG
- the cobC gene encoding alpha-ribazole phosphatase encodes MSCRIYLVRHGETIWNAEFRFQGHSDIALSPRGLEQARALARRLRGENFSAFYSSDLQRALNTARILAEPHGLPVMALRALREINFGAWEGLTVEEIKARYARELQQWWHDPLYTRIPGGETLAEVVERVTRAVREIVERHPTGQVVVVCHGGCIRTLVGTVLGMDLNQYWRLGVNNACLSILEFSSWEKGILTLFNDCSHLEKGAL; translated from the coding sequence ATGAGCTGTCGCATTTATCTGGTCAGGCACGGCGAAACAATCTGGAACGCAGAGTTTAGATTTCAGGGTCACAGCGACATCGCCCTTTCCCCGCGCGGATTGGAACAGGCCCGGGCACTGGCCAGGCGTTTGCGCGGGGAAAATTTCAGTGCTTTTTACTCCAGCGACCTCCAGCGGGCATTGAACACGGCCCGCATTCTGGCGGAACCTCACGGCTTGCCCGTCATGGCCCTAAGGGCCCTGCGGGAAATTAATTTCGGTGCCTGGGAAGGACTGACGGTGGAGGAAATTAAAGCCCGCTACGCCCGGGAGCTGCAACAGTGGTGGCATGACCCTTTGTACACGCGCATTCCCGGGGGGGAAACCCTTGCGGAGGTGGTGGAGAGGGTGACGCGGGCGGTGCGGGAGATAGTGGAAAGACACCCCACCGGCCAGGTAGTGGTTGTCTGCCATGGAGGCTGTATTCGTACGCTGGTGGGTACGGTTTTAGGAATGGATTTGAATCAATACTGGCGCCTGGGAGTGAATAATGCCTGCCTTTCTATCCTTGAGTTTTCTTCCTGGGAGAAGGGGATCTTGACCCTCTTTAACGATTGCAGTCACCTGGAGAAGGGGGCACTGTAG
- a CDS encoding penicillin-binding transpeptidase domain-containing protein, with translation MAPPKTSFSRRLGILLLIVLLAFSYLIARLFLVQIVWGGQLRQEATEIRTRDIILQPNRGNIYDRHRNLLVTSVPAYSIYAHPDQIKDPGSTADKVAAILGIRRDEVYKKLAGRGPFVWLEHGVEFDRARKLQGISGLGFIESSTRFYKQGNLAAALLGFVGDDNQGLNGLEKSYDAELRGTPGKMVLEIDAQGRQIPQSEVVVQPSEAGNNLVLTLDQTIQYYVERELDRIISAYQPKWAAILVMDPQTGEILAMGSRPTFDPSRWQKFPREVWEKNPVTLYTYEPGSTFKMITAAAALEEGVVRPTDWFNDPGYAVVNGRRIYCWDRQGHGLQSFGQAVGNSCNPVFVQVGLKLGKERFYKYVRGFGFGTPTGIDLPGEESGVVLPEQRASELDVATMTIGQSIAVTPIQLLTAVSAIANGGYLMQPHVVRAVEDASGKTIREIPPRVIRQVISRDTARQLAGLLEKVVLEGTGKRALVEGYRVAGKTGTAQVPGPGGYMEGKYVASFAGFAPADNPRIAALVVVGEPRGQEYHGGEVAAPAFGAVVRDTLRYLGVPEDPGRKSQHAPQEQGDLVVVPNVVGFPVADASWLLQERGLRPWSPGKTGLVTGQEPPAGKRVPPGTTVSLKIATGQPPEQLVVPDLSGLTVKKAGSILEELGLRFKASGSGVAVRQRPEAGSRVAPGTTVLVEFEPP, from the coding sequence GTGGCTCCTCCTAAAACTTCCTTTTCCCGACGCCTGGGCATTCTCCTCCTGATAGTGCTGCTGGCCTTTAGCTACCTGATCGCACGCCTGTTCCTGGTTCAGATAGTATGGGGAGGGCAATTGCGCCAGGAAGCAACCGAGATTCGTACCAGGGACATTATCCTGCAACCTAACCGGGGCAACATCTACGACCGCCATCGTAACCTCCTGGTTACCAGCGTTCCTGCTTATTCCATTTATGCCCATCCTGATCAGATAAAGGATCCTGGGAGCACAGCGGATAAGGTTGCGGCCATTTTGGGTATCCGGCGGGACGAAGTGTATAAAAAACTGGCCGGCCGGGGGCCATTTGTCTGGCTGGAACACGGGGTGGAATTCGACCGGGCCAGGAAGCTGCAGGGAATCAGCGGCCTTGGTTTTATCGAGTCCAGTACCCGTTTTTACAAGCAGGGTAACCTCGCCGCGGCCCTGCTGGGCTTTGTGGGGGATGATAACCAGGGCCTTAATGGCCTGGAGAAAAGTTATGACGCGGAATTGCGGGGGACGCCGGGAAAAATGGTGCTGGAAATTGACGCCCAGGGTCGGCAGATCCCCCAGAGCGAGGTAGTGGTACAGCCTTCGGAAGCGGGAAACAACCTGGTACTTACCCTGGATCAGACCATCCAGTACTATGTGGAGCGGGAACTGGACAGGATTATTTCTGCTTACCAGCCGAAGTGGGCGGCCATTCTGGTTATGGACCCCCAAACGGGAGAGATTCTGGCCATGGGCAGCCGGCCCACCTTTGACCCCTCCCGGTGGCAGAAGTTCCCCCGGGAAGTTTGGGAAAAGAATCCGGTCACCCTCTATACCTATGAACCCGGCTCAACCTTCAAGATGATTACCGCGGCGGCAGCCCTGGAGGAGGGTGTGGTGCGGCCCACAGACTGGTTTAATGATCCGGGTTATGCCGTGGTTAATGGGCGGCGCATTTACTGCTGGGATCGCCAGGGGCACGGGCTGCAGTCTTTTGGCCAGGCCGTGGGAAATTCCTGTAACCCGGTTTTCGTCCAGGTAGGGTTAAAACTGGGCAAGGAGAGGTTTTATAAATATGTCCGGGGTTTTGGTTTTGGAACCCCCACGGGCATTGATTTGCCCGGCGAGGAATCGGGAGTGGTATTGCCTGAACAAAGGGCATCGGAGCTGGACGTAGCTACTATGACCATCGGACAATCCATTGCGGTTACGCCCATCCAGCTTTTAACTGCCGTTTCTGCCATAGCCAACGGTGGTTATCTCATGCAGCCCCATGTAGTCAGGGCTGTGGAGGATGCGTCGGGAAAAACTATCCGTGAAATACCTCCCCGGGTGATCCGGCAGGTTATCTCCAGGGATACCGCCCGGCAACTTGCCGGGTTATTAGAAAAGGTGGTTCTTGAAGGAACCGGTAAGCGGGCCCTGGTGGAAGGCTACAGGGTAGCGGGGAAAACAGGTACCGCCCAGGTACCTGGTCCGGGCGGTTATATGGAGGGGAAGTATGTGGCCTCCTTTGCCGGTTTCGCCCCTGCCGATAATCCCCGCATTGCCGCCCTGGTGGTGGTTGGTGAACCCCGGGGGCAGGAATATCATGGGGGTGAGGTGGCCGCTCCGGCCTTTGGCGCCGTAGTTCGGGATACTTTGCGCTACCTGGGGGTCCCTGAAGACCCCGGCCGGAAGAGCCAGCATGCTCCCCAGGAGCAGGGTGATCTGGTTGTCGTACCCAATGTGGTCGGCTTTCCGGTGGCCGACGCCAGCTGGCTACTGCAGGAGCGGGGATTGCGGCCCTGGTCTCCCGGAAAAACCGGCCTGGTGACCGGCCAGGAGCCGCCGGCGGGCAAACGCGTTCCCCCGGGCACTACGGTGAGTTTAAAAATTGCTACCGGCCAGCCTCCGGAACAGCTGGTTGTTCCCGACCTGTCCGGGCTTACGGTAAAAAAGGCGGGCTCAATCCTGGAGGAGTTGGGCTTAAGATTCAAAGCCTCGGGCAGCGGTGTGGCCGTCCGGCAACGTCCGGAAGCGGGCAGCCGCGTGGCTCCGGGAACCACGGTTCTCGTGGAATTCGAACCTCCCTAA
- the thiM gene encoding hydroxyethylthiazole kinase → MNWGKQVIALRQKVLKERPLIHHITNLVVTNLTANVTLAVGASPVMAYAREEVADMSRLARAVVLNMGTLTADEVEAMLLAGQAANAAGIPVIFDPVGAGATPFRTATAQRIIRELHIDILRGNASEIAAVSGFGGQTKGVDAGEISVPAGQMARQVARDLSTVVVVTGATDYISDGERLIAVDNGHAMLTAVTGTGCSATSVIAAFRAVEADGVAAGAAALAYYGLAAEHAAATSRGPASFQVALLDALYNLEGEELARGVKIREL, encoded by the coding sequence GTGAACTGGGGAAAACAGGTAATTGCTTTGCGGCAAAAGGTGCTCAAGGAGCGCCCGTTAATACACCATATCACCAATTTAGTTGTGACCAATCTGACTGCCAACGTTACCCTGGCCGTTGGGGCTTCACCGGTGATGGCTTATGCCCGGGAAGAAGTGGCTGATATGTCTCGCTTAGCCCGGGCCGTGGTGTTAAATATGGGGACGCTCACGGCAGATGAAGTGGAAGCAATGCTGCTGGCTGGCCAGGCGGCCAATGCAGCCGGTATTCCTGTTATTTTCGATCCTGTAGGGGCGGGGGCTACGCCTTTTCGCACAGCGACTGCGCAGAGGATTATCAGGGAATTACATATCGACATTTTACGCGGCAACGCTTCGGAAATAGCTGCCGTCAGTGGTTTCGGCGGGCAGACTAAAGGTGTGGATGCGGGAGAAATTTCCGTACCCGCCGGTCAAATGGCCAGGCAGGTAGCGCGGGATTTGAGCACCGTGGTTGTGGTAACGGGAGCCACCGATTACATCAGCGACGGAGAGCGATTGATTGCGGTGGACAACGGACATGCCATGCTCACTGCAGTGACAGGTACGGGCTGCTCTGCCACCAGTGTCATTGCTGCTTTCCGGGCGGTGGAAGCTGACGGCGTAGCGGCCGGTGCGGCAGCCCTCGCCTATTACGGCCTGGCCGCAGAGCATGCTGCTGCCACCAGCCGCGGGCCGGCGAGCTTTCAGGTCGCCCTGCTGGATGCCCTGTATAATTTGGAAGGGGAAGAACTGGCCCGGGGTGTAAAAATACGGGAACTGTAA
- a CDS encoding Gmad2 immunoglobulin-like domain-containing protein produces the protein MQVIRKSMRKVPVLVLSFFILLLFASSCTWSRQPAPANHSPDPTPPQSLFLAVYYVKSTGQESYLVREVHQITPTKDPVLAAVRELISGEPSTPGAMRIFPPDTKVLGVTVKDGLATVNFSREVLEHPSAGAEGEALGIQSVVNTLTEFPEIRQVSFQVEGKVDERTRDWWGHVGLYDQPFRRDLSRVYEPAIWVTHPTPDQVIGVPLLVKGSARVFEGTVNARLLDSQGNVLVSAHTTATRGAPGRGDFEMRLNFKPPQDGKGILEVYSISARDGSVENKVTIPVRWP, from the coding sequence GTGCAAGTAATCAGGAAATCCATGCGAAAAGTCCCGGTTCTGGTTTTAAGCTTTTTCATTCTGTTGCTGTTTGCATCCAGCTGTACCTGGTCCAGGCAACCGGCACCGGCAAATCATTCGCCGGACCCCACCCCGCCCCAGTCCCTATTCCTGGCCGTGTATTATGTAAAATCTACGGGCCAGGAAAGCTATTTGGTGCGGGAAGTCCACCAGATAACCCCGACGAAAGATCCGGTCCTGGCAGCTGTACGGGAATTAATTTCCGGTGAGCCCTCTACCCCGGGAGCCATGCGTATTTTCCCCCCCGACACCAAAGTCCTGGGTGTAACGGTAAAGGACGGTCTGGCTACAGTTAACTTCTCCAGGGAGGTACTGGAACACCCCAGTGCAGGTGCCGAAGGGGAAGCCCTGGGCATCCAAAGCGTGGTCAACACTTTAACCGAGTTCCCGGAAATCCGCCAGGTATCGTTCCAGGTGGAAGGCAAGGTAGATGAGCGCACCCGGGACTGGTGGGGCCATGTGGGGTTATATGATCAGCCCTTCCGCAGGGATTTGTCCAGGGTTTACGAGCCGGCCATTTGGGTCACCCACCCCACACCGGATCAGGTAATAGGTGTGCCGCTGCTGGTCAAAGGCAGCGCCAGAGTTTTCGAAGGAACTGTCAACGCCAGGCTACTGGACAGCCAGGGCAACGTTTTAGTCAGCGCACATACCACCGCCACCAGGGGTGCTCCCGGGCGGGGAGACTTTGAAATGCGGCTGAACTTTAAACCCCCGCAGGACGGGAAAGGTATCCTGGAAGTGTACTCGATCAGCGCCAGGGACGGCAGCGTCGAAAACAAGGTAACCATACCCGTGCGCTGGCCGTAA
- a CDS encoding FtsK/SpoIIIE family DNA translocase — MAKPWLEELKFELYGLAIITLALLGMASLFTPAAGTVGHFLARGLTVTAGSGRYLLPVVLFFFGIKVMRERKVNGITPRAWGLVILLISTLTFLHLFIPPDQFFRAAWQGQGGGLVGAAFSYLLYLCFGVAGSYILLAFLTITGIVLLTGQSLARFLGITDQAVRSTAQRLGKRLTDFFFEEVEEAGTRKQTSPPALPEKKDNLPLPQPDALAGETETQEESTKNRRQQKERRKQNAREQDGMELMETEVAPCALADGRPYRLPPTGLLAKPRPRDNSILEREIAEKKQILEETLASFNIQARVTQVSVGPAITRYEIQPPAGIKVSRIVGLADDIALAMAAPGVRIEAPIPGKAAVGIEVPNREIATVQLRELLESREFMESPSRLTVVLGRDIAGAPVIADLGKMPHLLVAGATGSGKSVCINTLIASILFKATPDEVKFLMIDPKMVELTTYNGIPHLVSPVVTDAKKAAGVLRWAVKEMERRYELFARTGVRDIKRYNDLFRTAGENPATDAAPPPDETATATTTQPEGPLPFVVIIIDELADLMMVAPADVEDSICRLAQMARAAGLHLVVATQRPSVDVITGLIKANIPSRISFAVSSQMDSRTILDMGGAEKLLGKGDMLFFPVGAPKPMRVQGAYLSDEEVENLTSFLREQAQPVYDQRVMEEPPVEEEEARVEEEDELLPQAVKILIENGNASISMLQRRLHIGYARAARLIDIMERRGIVGKFEGSKPRAILMTMEQYQQMFGRTG, encoded by the coding sequence GTGGCCAAACCATGGTTGGAGGAGCTTAAATTTGAGCTTTACGGGCTGGCCATCATAACCCTGGCACTGCTCGGCATGGCCAGCTTATTTACCCCGGCGGCAGGAACGGTAGGACACTTTCTTGCCCGGGGTTTGACGGTTACCGCCGGAAGCGGCCGTTACCTGCTGCCCGTAGTCCTGTTTTTTTTCGGCATAAAAGTTATGCGCGAACGAAAGGTTAACGGGATAACCCCCCGTGCCTGGGGCCTGGTAATATTGCTGATCAGCACCCTCACCTTTTTGCACTTATTTATACCGCCGGACCAGTTCTTTCGCGCCGCCTGGCAGGGGCAGGGCGGCGGGTTGGTGGGAGCCGCCTTCAGCTATTTACTGTATCTGTGTTTTGGTGTTGCCGGAAGCTATATCCTGCTGGCCTTTCTCACCATAACCGGCATTGTCCTGCTCACCGGCCAATCCCTGGCCAGGTTTCTGGGCATTACAGATCAAGCCGTGCGCAGCACGGCGCAGCGCCTGGGGAAGCGCTTGACCGACTTTTTCTTTGAAGAGGTGGAAGAAGCGGGCACCCGGAAACAAACCAGTCCCCCTGCCCTTCCCGAAAAAAAGGACAACCTTCCCCTGCCGCAACCAGATGCCCTGGCCGGGGAGACGGAAACACAGGAAGAGAGCACCAAAAACCGCCGGCAGCAAAAGGAACGGCGCAAGCAAAACGCCAGGGAGCAAGACGGAATGGAATTAATGGAGACGGAGGTAGCCCCTTGCGCCCTGGCCGATGGCCGCCCCTACCGGCTGCCCCCCACCGGTCTCCTGGCTAAACCCAGGCCCCGGGATAATTCAATTTTAGAGCGGGAGATTGCCGAAAAAAAACAAATTCTTGAAGAAACCCTGGCCAGTTTTAACATTCAAGCCCGGGTGACCCAGGTATCCGTGGGGCCGGCCATAACCCGGTATGAAATCCAGCCCCCGGCAGGCATTAAGGTCAGCCGCATTGTGGGCCTGGCCGACGACATCGCCCTGGCCATGGCAGCTCCCGGTGTGCGCATTGAAGCGCCCATCCCGGGCAAGGCAGCCGTGGGCATCGAGGTGCCCAACCGGGAAATAGCCACCGTGCAGCTGCGGGAATTGCTGGAAAGCAGGGAGTTCATGGAAAGCCCCTCCCGCCTTACCGTAGTTTTAGGCCGTGATATTGCCGGAGCCCCAGTGATCGCGGACCTGGGTAAAATGCCCCACCTGCTGGTAGCCGGCGCTACCGGTTCGGGAAAAAGTGTGTGCATTAACACGTTAATTGCCAGTATTCTATTCAAGGCTACTCCCGATGAAGTTAAATTTTTAATGATCGATCCCAAGATGGTGGAATTAACTACTTACAACGGCATTCCCCACCTGGTGTCTCCGGTGGTTACCGACGCCAAAAAGGCAGCCGGGGTTTTACGCTGGGCGGTAAAGGAAATGGAGCGGCGTTATGAGCTTTTTGCCCGCACGGGGGTAAGGGATATTAAACGTTACAATGATCTATTCCGGACGGCCGGGGAAAACCCGGCAACAGATGCCGCCCCACCCCCAGACGAAACTGCAACGGCCACAACGACACAGCCGGAAGGCCCCTTGCCCTTTGTGGTGATCATTATTGATGAGCTGGCCGACCTGATGATGGTCGCCCCGGCCGACGTGGAGGATTCCATTTGCCGGCTGGCCCAAATGGCCCGGGCGGCGGGGCTCCACCTGGTTGTAGCCACCCAGCGTCCCTCGGTGGACGTGATCACCGGCTTAATCAAGGCCAATATTCCCTCCCGCATTTCCTTTGCCGTCTCCTCCCAGATGGATTCCCGGACCATCCTGGATATGGGAGGGGCAGAAAAACTGCTGGGCAAAGGAGACATGCTTTTCTTCCCGGTAGGCGCACCGAAACCCATGCGCGTGCAGGGAGCCTACCTGTCGGATGAGGAGGTGGAAAACCTTACGTCCTTCCTGAGAGAACAGGCTCAACCGGTATATGACCAGCGGGTAATGGAAGAACCGCCGGTGGAAGAGGAAGAGGCAAGGGTGGAGGAAGAAGATGAACTGCTTCCCCAGGCAGTAAAAATACTTATTGAAAACGGCAATGCGTCCATTTCCATGCTCCAAAGAAGGCTGCATATTGGTTATGCCCGGGCTGCCCGGTTGATCGACATTATGGAGCGGCGGGGCATCGTGGGCAAATTTGAGGGCAGCAAGCCCCGGGCCATTTTAATGACCATGGAGCAATATCAACAAATGTTCGGTCGCACTGGTTGA
- the lgt gene encoding prolipoprotein diacylglyceryl transferase, whose amino-acid sequence MIDPVAIQIGPLQIRWYGIIMATAFLTGIFLALRRAQQNRMDPNHILNMVTLIIPAAIIGARLYYVIFEWSSYQHNPLEALAIWHGGLAIHGGLLGGTLAGVWYARRHKLSVPLLADIMAPSVILGQAIGRWGNFINQEAHGGPVSPEFMAYFPDFIRRQMFIDGQYYHPTFLYESLWNLAVFAFLMWYWPRKRFTGEVALLYLALYSLGRFFIEGLRTDSLMLGPIRVAQLVSLLLIGLAVTGIWYGRAKTRTNIPRSSKQSTRSK is encoded by the coding sequence ATGATCGATCCCGTAGCCATCCAGATCGGCCCGTTGCAGATACGCTGGTACGGCATCATTATGGCCACGGCCTTTTTAACCGGCATTTTTTTAGCCTTGCGCCGGGCGCAGCAAAACAGGATGGATCCCAATCACATCTTAAATATGGTTACATTGATTATCCCGGCAGCCATCATTGGTGCCCGCCTGTATTACGTTATTTTTGAGTGGTCCAGTTACCAGCACAACCCCCTGGAAGCCCTGGCCATCTGGCACGGCGGGCTTGCCATCCACGGCGGCCTGCTCGGGGGCACCCTGGCGGGGGTGTGGTATGCCCGCCGGCATAAACTATCCGTCCCGTTGCTGGCCGACATTATGGCACCCAGCGTCATCCTGGGCCAGGCCATCGGTCGCTGGGGCAACTTCATCAACCAGGAAGCCCACGGAGGTCCCGTATCCCCGGAGTTTATGGCTTACTTTCCGGACTTTATTCGCCGGCAAATGTTTATCGATGGCCAGTATTACCACCCCACCTTTTTGTATGAATCGCTGTGGAATCTGGCAGTCTTTGCCTTCCTGATGTGGTACTGGCCCAGGAAGCGTTTCACCGGAGAGGTAGCCCTTTTATACCTAGCCCTGTACTCGTTAGGACGCTTCTTTATCGAAGGTTTGCGCACCGACAGCCTGATGCTGGGACCCATCCGGGTGGCTCAGCTGGTCAGCCTGCTCCTGATCGGGCTGGCTGTGACGGGAATATGGTACGGGCGGGCAAAAACCAGGACCAATATCCCCCGAAGCTCCAAACAAAGTACCCGTTCTAAGTAA